From the genome of Hydrogenovibrio kuenenii DSM 12350:
TGGGCAAAGCAATATTTATCACCCTACTTTAATCTTTACTTGATTGAATTACCTGGGTTTGGGAAAAGCCCTGCTTTTTCAGATTTAAAAGACGACGAAATCAATCCTGCTTGGCTAAATGCCTTGGCGAAACAATTGCCGGAAAAAACACACCTATTGGGCTGGTCTCTTGGCGGACTTTTAGCGCAACAGCTTGCACTGGCTCACCCGAACAAAATCGAAACACTCATTTGTCTTGCCAGTACCCCGCGCTTTACACAAAACGACCATTGGAAATGGGCTGTCAGCCCGCCACTGTTGTTCGATTTCATGAAAGCGCTCAGTATTGAAGCAGGTAGAGTTCTCAAACAATTCTGGCATCTTCAACTACAAGGTTCCGAAGACAGCCGCAACTTGATGAAGCGCTACACCAAACAAATGACCGGACGTAGCCAGCCCAAACTACAAGGGCTACTGCAAGGCTTGACGCTACTGAAAGACATCGATAACCGCGACAAACTTTCTGAATTGCAACAACCGACCTTATGGTTACTTGGCGAACACGACCCCCTGATCCCCAAAGACTTGATTGCTGATTTAAAGAGATTACATCCCGCTGGACAAATTGAGTTTATCCAAGGGGCAAGCCACATGCCATTTTTTTCCCATCCAGAAGCCACTGCAAAATCAATTGTCGGCTTTATTCAGGAACATACTTTGTAACACATTATGCAACACTTTAGCCGAGACCACATCCAACATCAT
Proteins encoded in this window:
- the bioH gene encoding pimeloyl-ACP methyl ester esterase BioH; the encoded protein is MNITLNRTFIPHQPTKGQTETNVPNLTLIHGWAAENAVWEDWAKQYLSPYFNLYLIELPGFGKSPAFSDLKDDEINPAWLNALAKQLPEKTHLLGWSLGGLLAQQLALAHPNKIETLICLASTPRFTQNDHWKWAVSPPLLFDFMKALSIEAGRVLKQFWHLQLQGSEDSRNLMKRYTKQMTGRSQPKLQGLLQGLTLLKDIDNRDKLSELQQPTLWLLGEHDPLIPKDLIADLKRLHPAGQIEFIQGASHMPFFSHPEATAKSIVGFIQEHTL